The genomic DNA AAGTTTGGAATGGTTATCGATTTTGGAGATTTAAAAAAAATCGTAAAAGAAGAAATCGTTAATGTATTCGATCATGCTACCGTATTTAATAAAAATACACCTCATGTAGAACTTGCTAAAGAGCTGGAAGACAGAGGACACAATGTACTTTTAGTAGATTACCAGCCCACTAGTGAGATGATGGTTATCGATTTTTCGAAAAAAATAAAAAAACGTTTACCAAAACATATTTTGCTACACTCATTAAAACTTCAGGAAACCGATACTTCTTTTGCAGAGTGGTATGCTTTTGATAATAACTAGAGAATTCCTTTCTAGTTTTCAGTTGGGGTGCTCAGTTAACAGTGTTCGGTGTTCAGTTAGCAGTTTTTAGCAATCTACTAAATTAAAGAACAATGAGAATGAGGTTAAAATAAAGCCTAGCAAAAGTAAAAGTCCCAAATTCCGATAAATCGGAAAAGTCAAAATCCAGAAATAATGAGTGAAGGAATGAAGATGTGAAGCAAAGCTTCATGCACGCAATTCCGAAAACGAATGGTGCTTTAGCAATTTCCTATTTCTGACCTGATTTTTTGCTTGGTTTATCCTGAGCGGAGTCGAAGGGTTTTGTATCAAGACAAAATGAACAGAAATAATGAAAATATTAATACTGAAGTTTATCAAAGAAGCAATCAAAAAGCAGGAATTAGTTATATTTACGCCATGCAAATTCAAATTCCTAAAGGAAAAAAAATATACTTTGCCTCCGATAATCATTTAGGGGCACCAACCAGAGAAGCATCACTTCCTCGCGAAAAAAAATTCATAGCCTGGTTAGATGAAGTAAAACAAGATGCCGCAGCCATATTCCTTTTAGGTGATTTGTTCGACTTTTGGATGGATTATAAAAAGGTAGTTCCAAAAGGCTTTACCAGGACACTTGGTAAATTAGCCGAAATCTCAGATTCAGGGATACCAATCTATTATTTTGTTGGAAATCATGATTTATGGATGAATGGCTATTTTGAAGAAGAACTTAACATCCCTGTTTACCACAAACCAAAAGAATTTACATTTAACAATAAAACATTTTTTATTGGTCATGGTGATGGTCTAGGCCCTGGAGACAAAGGCTATAAACGCATGAAAAAGGTATTTACAAATTCATTTTGTAAATGGTTATTCAGATGGTTACACCCAGACTTAGGCGTAAAAATGGCACAATATTTATCGGTTAAAAACAAACTTATTTCTGGCGATGAAGATGCTAAATTTTTAGGCGAAGACAACGAATGGTTAGTACAATACTGCAAACGCAAACTCGAAGATAAACACCGTGATTATTTTGTATTCGGACACCGTCATTTACCATTAAATATAGACCTTAAAGACAACTCAAAATACATCAACCTTGGCGATTGGATTAAATACTATACTTATGGTGTTTTTGATGGAGAAAATTTTGAGCTCAAGGAGTATTAATTTTTATTCCCATACAGCTTCAATCTATAAATTGAATACACACTATGACACCCTTTAAAAAAGTAGAAAAAAGATTTACTCCATTAATAATAGTTGGATTCTTAATTTCATTTCATTTAAAAACTTATTCTCAAGAGAAACAAAATAACATAGAGGAATTAGCTAATAAGGAATTAAATATTACAAAAAGTGAGGTAAAAAAACAGCCTTTATATTTAATAAATAACAGAGAAATCTCTAAAGACCTAATCACAATGTTAGATTCTATGGCTATCAAATCTATAGAAATTTTAAAACCAGAAAAAGCTATAAAAAAATATGGAAGAAAAGGTAAAAACGGCGTTGTTGAAGTTTCTATA from Flavivirga abyssicola includes the following:
- a CDS encoding 6-pyruvoyl trahydropterin synthase family protein; its protein translation is MSHNIRITKQFSFETGHALYGYDGKCKNVHGHSYKLSVTVIGQPITDNTNVKFGMVIDFGDLKKIVKEEIVNVFDHATVFNKNTPHVELAKELEDRGHNVLLVDYQPTSEMMVIDFSKKIKKRLPKHILLHSLKLQETDTSFAEWYAFDNN
- a CDS encoding UDP-2,3-diacylglucosamine diphosphatase; this encodes MQIPKGKKIYFASDNHLGAPTREASLPREKKFIAWLDEVKQDAAAIFLLGDLFDFWMDYKKVVPKGFTRTLGKLAEISDSGIPIYYFVGNHDLWMNGYFEEELNIPVYHKPKEFTFNNKTFFIGHGDGLGPGDKGYKRMKKVFTNSFCKWLFRWLHPDLGVKMAQYLSVKNKLISGDEDAKFLGEDNEWLVQYCKRKLEDKHRDYFVFGHRHLPLNIDLKDNSKYINLGDWIKYYTYGVFDGENFELKEY